The DNA region TCATCGGGCGAAACCGTCAAGCTGACGATGTGGGGCGGGGTTCCGCCGGAGGCCGGACCGCAGGCGGTGGCGGATGCCTGGAACGCGGAGCATCCCGACATTCAAGTCGAATACGTGCGCTTCGTCAATGACGACGACGGCAATTTGAAGCTGGACACCGCGCTGGCGACGGGGCAGGCCGTGGATCTTTTTGTAAACTACTCGGTCACCCAGGCGGCCAAACGCGTCGAATCCGGCGCGGCGCTCGATTTAAGCTCTTTTACCGATTACGACATTGACGGGAAAATGGGACCGGACGCGGCCACGTGGAAAATCGACGGCAAATATTACGGCATTCCTACCAAGAAAAACGTCCAGTTTTTCGCGCTCAACAAAGACGCGCTGGATGCGGCCGGACTTGCGGTGCCCAAGGCATGGACCTGGGACGAAGCCCGGGAATACGCCAAAAAGCTGAAAGCCGCGGGCTTTAAATACGGGCTGGTCCAGCATACGGAGACGTTTTCCGATCCGATGGACTCCGTTATGGAGAAGCACGGGTACATCAAAGAGGACGGTACTTCCAACATGGACGATCCGCTCGTGCGCAAATGGCTGGAAACGCTGAATGCCATGATGAAGGAAGATCAGACGACACCTCCGCTCGGCGAGCAGCTGACGAGCAAAATGCCGGTGGAAAATATGTTCCTCGGCGGCGAAGCGGCGATGATCAATATCGGGGAATGGCTGCTCCGCAGCTCCAACAACATGAAGGACTTCCCGCGCGATTTCAAAATTGCGTTTGCGCCCGTGCCAAGGCTGATCGAAAACGAAGAGGATTTCATTACCAGCGGAGGCTTAGGCGACTTTATTTCGATTAATGCCAACTCGAAACATAAGGAAGCCGCCTGGGAGTTCCTCAAGTGGTATGCCGATGAGGGTATGCTGCCGATGACCGCCGGGGGCCGGCTGCCCGCTTCGGGAGCGGTCGACCAGGCCGCCGCGATCGAAAGCCTGCTTGGCGAACATGCCGATACGTATGACCAGGAATCGCTGGAATTCGTGCTTTACGGGGATCAAACGCCGACGTTTGTCCGCAAGCTGCCGCAGGAAATGGTCGATATGCGCGCCCAGGAATACGAAAAATATTTTCTCGGCAATCAAACCGCGGAGCAAACCGTCCAGGCGATGGTAAAACGCCACAACGATTTTCTGAAACAAAATCAATAGTCGCTATTTGGGATTTAGGGTCCGGCTGAGGCAGCCGGGCCTTTTTTGCGGTTTGGCGATCTGACCGTTTGGCGGTTCGACGGCTTGCGGTTTTGATGGTGGCCGCTTGGCCATAGAACAAATCTGTTCGCGCCCGCCAGCCCTGTTCCCGGCCGAAATTGCGTAATTCTGTAGCATCAGGTCGGTGGTTATGTTCCTTAAACGGCCCGTCTCCCCCTGCTATGCTGGAGACGAAGCTTAACTTTCAAGACCAAGAGGAGTGGAGCCATGTGAAAACATCCTGGATGAAAAGACAGCAGCTGCTGGGATACGTCTTTATCGGGCCGAACATGATCGGCGTGCTGCTGTTTTTTATTTTGCCGGCGGTTTATTCGTTTTACCTGATGTTTACGGATTACAAGTTCATGAACCCGAACACCCGGTTCGTCGGACTGGCCAATATCCGCCGGATGCTTACGGACGAAGTGTTTTATATCGCGATCAAAAATACCCTGATCTTCCTGCTGTCGGTGCCGGTATCGATTGGGCTGGCTTTTGTCGTGGCCGTGATTCTGAACCGCTCCGTGCATTTGAAGAAGCTGCTGCGCGCGTTGTACTTCATGCCTTACATCACCAGCGGCGTGGCCGTCGCTTTCGTCTGGATGCTACTTTTTCAGCCGTCAAACGGGCCGATCAACGGCCTGCTGCGGGCGGTCGGCATCGCCCACCCGCCGGGATGGCTGTCGACCACGGCGTCCTCGATGTACGCCATCGACATCATTTGGATCTGGTTTATGCTCGGCTACAACATGATCATCTACCTCGCCGCCCTGCAGGAAATCTCCGGAGAGCTGCTGGAGGCCGCCAAAATCGACGGGGCCCGCACCTGGCAAACGATCCGCAGCGTCGTCTGGCCGCTCGTCAGCCCGACCACCTTCCTGCTGCTCGTAACCGGCCTGATCATGTCGATCAAACAGTTCGGGATTATTCAGGCGATCACGCAGGGCGGCCCCGGGAACAGCACGACCGTACTGTCGCTGTTCATTTACCAGAACGCGTTCCGCTATTACGAGATGGGCTACGCTTCGGCGATCTCCTGGGCGCTGTTCCTGATCATCCTGATTTTTACCGTGGTCCAATGGGTCGGGCAAAAACGCTGGGTGCACTATTAAAGGTTGTTCAAAAAGTCATCTTTTGATCACGAAGTGGACTCGACATCGAATCTTGGATTCAGCCGGGCCTTCCGTTGCTCACGTAGGCTCACCTATGCTGCGCTACTCAGTCCCTAGCTTCATCCAACCTTCTCGGTGCTGAAAACCTGACTTTTTGAACTATCACTATTAAGGAGGAATAACCATGAAAACGACCGGGGCCGTTAAAATTATCGCGACTGTGCTGATGCTTTTCTTCGGGATGCTGATGATCGTTCCGTTCTTGTGGATGATCAGCACCTCGTTCAAAACGCCGGCGGAAGTGTTCGAGTATCCGATCCGGTGGATTCCCGCTCACTTCAACTGGGAGCACCATGTCAAGGTATGGACCGGAAACAACAGCTTTACGCACTATTACCTGAATTCCTTGAAAATATCGCTGATCAGCGTCGCCGGAGCCGTTTTGCTGTCCTCCCTGGCGGCTTACGGGTTCTCGCGGATTGAGTTCAAGGGCCGGAACGCCCTGTTCATGGTGTATTTGTCGATGATGATGGTGCCGCCGCAGGTGCTGTTCGTCCCGAAATTCATCATGTTCGACTGGGCCGGGATTTACAACACGCATTGGGCGCTTATTCTTCCCGGAATGTTCACCATTTTCGGAGTGTTTATGATGCGGCAGTTTTTCCTGTCCGTGCCGCAGGAAATTTCCGAAGCCGCCTTCATCGACGGCGCCGGCCATTTCCGCATCTTCTTCCGGCTGATATTGCCGTTGGCCAAGCCGGCGCTCGCCACGCTGGCGATCATCGATTTCTCCTGGCACTGGAACGACTACGAGAACGCGCTGGTGTTCCTGATCGACCAGGATCTGTTCACCGTACCGCTCGGCCTGCAAAATTTCATCCTGGAGAACACCGTCGATTACAACGGCATGATGGCGGCGGCCACCGCGGGCATCATCCCGATGATCCTCGTGTTCCTGATCGGCCAGAAATACATCATTCAAGGCGTATCCAGCTCGGCGGTGAAGGGTTGATCTCCGTTTACTCTAACCATTGGAAAGGAGTTATTTGAACATGCGAAACGAAACGGTGCAAAGCGATATTACGGTGGTCGGCGGCGGGCTGGCGGGCGTCTGCGCCGCCGTGGCGGCGGCAAGGCTCGGCAAAAAGGTCGCGCTCGTGCAGAACCGCCCGGTGCTTGGCGGCAATTCCAGCAGCGAGGTACGCGTCTGGGTATGCGGCGCTACGGCGCATGGGGTGAACCGGTATGCCCGGGAGACCGGCATTATGGACGAAATGTTCGTGGAGAACCAGTACCGCAATCCCGACGGCAATCCTTATTTATGGGATACGGTCGTGCTGGAAACGGTGCTGGCCGAGCCCAATATTACGTTATATCTCAATACCGACGTACACGAGGTGGAAGCTGAAGACTTGGCGGGGGACGAACCGGAAGGTAACTCGGAAATCAAAACGGAAGGTGCGGCCAAGGAGCGGCGCATCCGATCAGTGACCGGCTGGATGATGGGCTCGGAACGGCGGATCCGCTTCGAAAGCCCGCTGTTCCTGGATTGCACCGGCGACGGGCTGATCGGTTTACTCGCGGGCGCCAAATACCGTTTGGGGCGCGAAGGCCGCGGCGAGTACGGCGAAATTTGGGCGCCGGGGCAGCCGGACAACATCACGCTCGGCAGTACCCTGCTCTTTTATACGAAAGACGCCGGGCATCCGGTGAAGTTCGTCCCGCCCTCTTTTGCCAAGGATATTACGCAGACGCCGATCCCGCTGAATCGGGTCATCCGCAGCGGCGATTCGGGCTGTCATTATTGGTGGATCGAATGGGGCGGCGAGCTCGATACCGTGCATGACAACGAGCGGATCCGCGATGAGCTGTGGGCGGTGATTTACGGGATTTGGGATTATATCAAAAATTCCGGGCTATTCGACGCCGACAACATGACCTTGGAATGGGTCGGCTCCGTGCCGGGCAAACGGGAATACCGCCGGTTTATCGGCGATTACGTCCTTACGCAAAACGACATCCTGGCCCAGGAGCCGTTTGAGGACCGGGTGGCGTTCGGCGGCTGGTCGATCGATCTGCACCCGCCGCAAGGCATGTACGCCGCAGAAAGCGGCTCAAAGCACCTGCACGCGGACGGCAACTACCACATCCCGTTCCGGTCGCTGTATTCCGTCAACGTGTCCAATCTGCTGTTCGCGGGCCGCAACATCAGCGCAACGCACGTCGCGTTCGGCACGACGCGGGTCATGGCCACCTGCGCCGTAATCGGCGAAGCCGCCGGTACCGCCGCAGCCCTATGCGCGGATAAAGGCGTCACGCCGCGGGAACTGTCCCGGGAGCATACTCCTTTGCTGCTGCAAACGCTGCTGAAACAGGACGCTTCCGTGCTCGGCCTGGCGAACGAAGACGCCGGAGACTTGGCCCGCCAGGCCAAAATCAGCGCCTCCTCCTTCCTGTCCAGGCTGGCGGTGGAATCGGCCGACGAGGCATACCCTCTGGAACACGACGTCGCCATCCTGCTTCCGGCCGATCCTGGCATCGCCGGGAACATCGAATGGCTGTTGGACGCCTTGGAGGACACGGAACTTACCGTTGAAGTGTGGAGTACCGGACGCCCGGAAAATTACGTGCCCGCCGCCCTGGAATACCGAACCACCGTTTCCGTGACCAAGGGCGAGGGACAATGGATCGCTGCAGCGCTAGACTGGACGCCTGCCGAAGCGCAAAATGCTCCCCAAGTGCAGTATGCTTCCGAAGCGGAGTATGCTTCCGAAACGCAGAACGTTTCTGCAGTGCAGAACGCTTTTATCATCGTCCGCAGCAACCCGTCGGTCCGGCTGTATCTCTCCCATACTCCGTTGACCGGACTGCTCGCCTTCGAACGCGGCGCAGGCCGTGGCGTCTCCAAAGACCTGGAGGATCATGATTACAGCCAGCCCGTGGTGGAATGGAGCATGAAACGGCTGGTGCGCAAAGTCTTTTGCTTCCGCGCGGACTTCGCGACGGACGCCTACCGCCCCGAGCAGATTATAGACGGCTATAAGCGCCCGTACGGCGGGCCCCATATGTGGCTGTCGGAGCCAATGGCGCAAGACGCCGAGCCTTGGGTAACGCTGAAGTGGGAGAACGAGCAAACCGTCCGCGAAATCCACCTGATCTTTAACGACGACGTCAATGAAGACCTGATCAACTTGCATCATCACCGCACGCCTTTTGAGATCATACCTGAACTGGTCAAAAACTACCGGATCGACATGCTCGACCCGTCCGGGAGCTGGAGCACGCTGATCGCGGAATCCGGCAACCGCCGGCGGAAGCGGGTACACCGCCTGGAGGCCGCCATTCAGATGAAGGCGCTCCGGCTGATCGTGGAGGAGACCAACGGGTCCGAGTACGCGGAGGTGATCGAGGTTAGGGTGTATGGGTGAAGAAGCATTATCTTAAGGACATCCGAACGGAGCATTATTCGAAACGTGCTATCACTGCAATAGCGGCGTCATATTGAATAAACAAGAACAACAAAACCATAACCGGATAAGGTTGTGGTTTTTTACAGTCTGGCGCAGTTGGGGTAAAGCACAAGATTCTGCAGCCGCCCCTATTCTGACGCCACTGTGGACGATATCTTACTTTCCTGGCTCACTCTTCTGCATAATTTCCGTCGATTTTTCCTCCCCCGCTTTTTCGTCCTCATGGGCGCCGTAGGGAATGGTACACGCGGCATACCAAAACTACGAAAACGAGATAGACATCCAACAGACAGGGAATGTATATAATTTTTCAAATTGCTTATAAAAGACTTGACTCCCCCCTTAGGGGTTAGCCGATTATTGTTGTGAGGTGATAAAATGCTTATAAATGATGCCTGTAAAAAAAGCAATCTTACGAAAAAGGCAGTAGAATATTACGAGGCCAAGGGGCTAATTTCTCCTGAAATTCTTGAGAATGGTTATCGGGATTATAGCGAAGCAGACATACTTACTCTCAAAGAAATATCGGTGTTGAGAAAGTGCGGGATAAGCGTTACGGATATTAAGAATATATTGTGTAGCAAAAATAAATCCGCTGCATTGGCAAAGTGCAAGTATGTTACAGAAATTAGGTTGCAACGGCTTCAAACGATTCAGCAATGTATGGACAATCTGATTCGTAGTTACGATGTTGAAAGAGAGTTTGATTATTTGCAAGCTCATGATGAAAATTTGCTCACTATAAAAGAAAGACTTGTATTGGCTTTTCCCGGTAACTATGGACTATTCTTGTCTTTGCACTTTGGCAGGTTCTTGGACGGAATTATTGATACCGATGAAAAGCGCAAAGCCTACAATGAAATCATCAACTATCTTGATGATTTGGAATTGCATATGCCTCCAGAATTATCTGAGTACTTAGAAGAAATTTTCACGTTGAACGAAAGACTTGATGTTGTACAACTTGAGAACACAACAAATAAAGCTATGGCTGAAATGTTAAATAATACGGAAAATTATTTATCCCAACACCATCAAGATATAGAAGAATATCATGCTTATCTGAAGTCAGGCGAATTTTTAAATTCTCCCATAGCAACCATGCAAAAAAAGCTGCGCGACTTCCAAAAACAGAGCGGCTATTATGAACGGTTAGTCAATAATATGAAAGTGCTTAGCCCCCATTATGCAGAATATCTTGCAGAGATAGAAACTGCAAATGAGCAGTTTTTTCGTGCGTTCCCCCAATCAAAAGAGATTTATGATTTGAATTAACCCTATACCCTCTTTGTATGCGAATGATCGTCCAACGCCATGAAGAAAAAACCGTTGTTACCGCGCTGAATTGATATACCAAATTGAGTGAAAATAGCCCAACGGCGGTTCGAATGAGCCGCCGTTTGATAACATTAATTTAACTTCTCTGTCGAATTTTGTTATCACTATGTGATTATTCTTCTTAGTTTCTAAGATATAATTTCTGTTAGGCAAGGTGAAAGGAGTCCAAAGAATTGAAAAAAGAAATTGGTGTAATGATGTTATTAAGTGTTGTTTTGCTTTCAGGATGTAGTTTGGATCACAGTGGAAATGCTAAGCAAGGGCTGAGTAAGTCTCCAAGTAATCAGGTAACAACGCAGCCCAAACAAGAGACCACTCAGGATACTACCGAGTCAGGGCAGGAAAATAAAAGCTGGTCTTCCGAGAATAATGAGGTTAAAATATCGCCTATTAAGGTCAATAAATACGGTACGACAGAAATTGTGTCTGTGGAAGTCAATGGTGTGAAGAAAGAGTTTAACTGGGATATTGCTGAAGAACCACGAGTTTTTTATACTGATGTAACGGGTGATAGTAAACCGGAAGCAGTCATAATTACGAATTTAGGAAGAGGCACTGAGACAAGTATTGATGAAATACATGTACTGAACAGTGAGAATTTATCAGAAATAAAAGT from Paenibacillus macerans includes:
- a CDS encoding carbohydrate ABC transporter permease, with amino-acid sequence MKTTGAVKIIATVLMLFFGMLMIVPFLWMISTSFKTPAEVFEYPIRWIPAHFNWEHHVKVWTGNNSFTHYYLNSLKISLISVAGAVLLSSLAAYGFSRIEFKGRNALFMVYLSMMMVPPQVLFVPKFIMFDWAGIYNTHWALILPGMFTIFGVFMMRQFFLSVPQEISEAAFIDGAGHFRIFFRLILPLAKPALATLAIIDFSWHWNDYENALVFLIDQDLFTVPLGLQNFILENTVDYNGMMAAATAGIIPMILVFLIGQKYIIQGVSSSAVKG
- a CDS encoding MerR family transcriptional regulator produces the protein MLINDACKKSNLTKKAVEYYEAKGLISPEILENGYRDYSEADILTLKEISVLRKCGISVTDIKNILCSKNKSAALAKCKYVTEIRLQRLQTIQQCMDNLIRSYDVEREFDYLQAHDENLLTIKERLVLAFPGNYGLFLSLHFGRFLDGIIDTDEKRKAYNEIINYLDDLELHMPPELSEYLEEIFTLNERLDVVQLENTTNKAMAEMLNNTENYLSQHHQDIEEYHAYLKSGEFLNSPIATMQKKLRDFQKQSGYYERLVNNMKVLSPHYAEYLAEIETANEQFFRAFPQSKEIYDLN
- a CDS encoding carbohydrate ABC transporter permease, producing MKTSWMKRQQLLGYVFIGPNMIGVLLFFILPAVYSFYLMFTDYKFMNPNTRFVGLANIRRMLTDEVFYIAIKNTLIFLLSVPVSIGLAFVVAVILNRSVHLKKLLRALYFMPYITSGVAVAFVWMLLFQPSNGPINGLLRAVGIAHPPGWLSTTASSMYAIDIIWIWFMLGYNMIIYLAALQEISGELLEAAKIDGARTWQTIRSVVWPLVSPTTFLLLVTGLIMSIKQFGIIQAITQGGPGNSTTVLSLFIYQNAFRYYEMGYASAISWALFLIILIFTVVQWVGQKRWVHY
- a CDS encoding ABC transporter substrate-binding protein; this translates as MGNKKGWAALLLSALLIGLLAGCGGNSGGEAQGSQGAATDNAKASSSGETVKLTMWGGVPPEAGPQAVADAWNAEHPDIQVEYVRFVNDDDGNLKLDTALATGQAVDLFVNYSVTQAAKRVESGAALDLSSFTDYDIDGKMGPDAATWKIDGKYYGIPTKKNVQFFALNKDALDAAGLAVPKAWTWDEAREYAKKLKAAGFKYGLVQHTETFSDPMDSVMEKHGYIKEDGTSNMDDPLVRKWLETLNAMMKEDQTTPPLGEQLTSKMPVENMFLGGEAAMINIGEWLLRSSNNMKDFPRDFKIAFAPVPRLIENEEDFITSGGLGDFISINANSKHKEAAWEFLKWYADEGMLPMTAGGRLPASGAVDQAAAIESLLGEHADTYDQESLEFVLYGDQTPTFVRKLPQEMVDMRAQEYEKYFLGNQTAEQTVQAMVKRHNDFLKQNQ
- a CDS encoding FAD-dependent oxidoreductase, which gives rise to MRNETVQSDITVVGGGLAGVCAAVAAARLGKKVALVQNRPVLGGNSSSEVRVWVCGATAHGVNRYARETGIMDEMFVENQYRNPDGNPYLWDTVVLETVLAEPNITLYLNTDVHEVEAEDLAGDEPEGNSEIKTEGAAKERRIRSVTGWMMGSERRIRFESPLFLDCTGDGLIGLLAGAKYRLGREGRGEYGEIWAPGQPDNITLGSTLLFYTKDAGHPVKFVPPSFAKDITQTPIPLNRVIRSGDSGCHYWWIEWGGELDTVHDNERIRDELWAVIYGIWDYIKNSGLFDADNMTLEWVGSVPGKREYRRFIGDYVLTQNDILAQEPFEDRVAFGGWSIDLHPPQGMYAAESGSKHLHADGNYHIPFRSLYSVNVSNLLFAGRNISATHVAFGTTRVMATCAVIGEAAGTAAALCADKGVTPRELSREHTPLLLQTLLKQDASVLGLANEDAGDLARQAKISASSFLSRLAVESADEAYPLEHDVAILLPADPGIAGNIEWLLDALEDTELTVEVWSTGRPENYVPAALEYRTTVSVTKGEGQWIAAALDWTPAEAQNAPQVQYASEAEYASETQNVSAVQNAFIIVRSNPSVRLYLSHTPLTGLLAFERGAGRGVSKDLEDHDYSQPVVEWSMKRLVRKVFCFRADFATDAYRPEQIIDGYKRPYGGPHMWLSEPMAQDAEPWVTLKWENEQTVREIHLIFNDDVNEDLINLHHHRTPFEIIPELVKNYRIDMLDPSGSWSTLIAESGNRRRKRVHRLEAAIQMKALRLIVEETNGSEYAEVIEVRVYG